In one Rhodococcus sp. B50 genomic region, the following are encoded:
- a CDS encoding magnesium transporter MgtE N-terminal domain-containing protein: MAAVSKVFVARLAGLVVLGPDGESIGRVRDVVLTIRIGRQPPRALGLVVELPTRKRIFVPMLRVTAIEPGAVTLVTGNVSLRRFTQRPSEVLALGQVLDSRVRVDDPELPDLMGVDAVVVDLGLELMRTRDWVVARVAVRRHRGRLARRSPVHIVEWPHVHGLTQQTLSMPGQGVAQLLLQFEDMRPADVANALRDLPIKRRTEVAAALDDERLADIVQELPADDQTDLLTQLGLDRAVAVLEAMDPDDVADLLGELPATDAESFLQRMDPEDSEPVRRLLEHSPDTAGGLMTPEPVVLTPATTVAEALARARNPDLSPALASMVFVVRPPTATPTGKYLGCVHLQRLLREPPASLVGGVVDDDLPRLAPDDALTTVTRYFATYNLVCGPVVDDEGHLLGAVSVDDVLDHLLPEDWREEDIEDE, encoded by the coding sequence ATGGCAGCAGTGAGCAAGGTCTTCGTCGCGCGGCTGGCCGGACTGGTCGTACTCGGCCCCGACGGCGAGTCCATCGGCCGCGTTCGCGATGTCGTGCTGACCATCCGGATCGGGCGTCAGCCCCCTCGTGCGCTGGGGCTGGTCGTCGAACTGCCCACCCGTAAACGGATCTTCGTACCGATGCTGCGTGTGACCGCGATCGAGCCGGGGGCGGTCACCCTCGTCACCGGCAACGTCAGTCTGCGCCGGTTCACCCAGCGACCCTCGGAAGTGCTCGCCCTCGGACAGGTCCTCGATTCCCGTGTGCGGGTCGACGACCCGGAGCTGCCCGACCTGATGGGTGTCGACGCCGTCGTGGTGGATCTGGGACTCGAGCTCATGCGCACCCGCGACTGGGTCGTCGCCCGAGTCGCGGTGCGTCGACATCGCGGCCGGCTCGCGCGGCGCTCCCCCGTCCACATCGTGGAATGGCCGCACGTGCACGGACTCACGCAACAGACGCTGTCGATGCCCGGACAGGGTGTCGCGCAATTGCTCCTGCAGTTCGAGGACATGCGCCCGGCGGACGTCGCGAACGCCTTGCGCGACCTGCCGATCAAGAGACGAACCGAGGTCGCCGCAGCACTCGACGACGAGCGCCTCGCCGACATCGTGCAGGAGCTGCCCGCCGACGACCAGACCGATCTGCTCACCCAGCTCGGTCTCGACCGGGCGGTCGCGGTGCTCGAGGCGATGGATCCCGACGACGTCGCCGACCTCCTCGGCGAGCTACCCGCCACGGACGCCGAGTCGTTCCTGCAGCGCATGGACCCCGAGGATTCCGAGCCGGTGCGCCGCCTGCTCGAGCACTCCCCCGACACCGCCGGTGGTCTGATGACGCCCGAGCCGGTGGTCCTCACGCCGGCGACCACGGTGGCGGAAGCCCTGGCGCGCGCTCGCAATCCGGACCTGAGTCCGGCCCTGGCGTCGATGGTCTTCGTCGTGCGCCCACCCACGGCGACTCCCACCGGCAAATACCTCGGCTGCGTCCATCTGCAACGATTGCTGCGGGAACCGCCTGCGAGCCTCGTGGGAGGGGTCGTCGACGACGACCTGCCGCGCCTGGCACCCGACGACGCTCTGACCACCGTCACCCGGTACTTCGCGACGTACAACCTGGTGTGCGGTCCGGTGGTGGACGACGAGGGGCACCTGCTCGGCGCGGTGAGCGTCGACGACGTGCTCGACCATCTGCTGCCCGAGGACTGGCGCGAGGAGGACATCGAGGATGAGTGA
- a CDS encoding DUF1003 domain-containing protein — protein MSDRSTQGRSRLETPQSSRFRFNFDAEAVGRVSESIARFLGTGRYLAMQTIVVIVWIALNITAVGLQWDPYPFILLNLAFSTQAAYAAPLILLAQNRQENRDRVSLEEDRARAEQTKADTEFLARELAALRLAVGEVATRDYLRRELDDLRALLVDDENEDDTGSARMRAPRR, from the coding sequence ATGAGTGACCGCAGCACGCAGGGCCGCTCGCGCCTCGAGACCCCCCAGTCGTCGAGGTTCCGGTTCAACTTCGACGCCGAGGCGGTCGGCCGGGTCAGCGAGTCGATCGCGCGGTTCCTCGGAACCGGCCGCTATCTCGCCATGCAGACGATCGTCGTCATCGTCTGGATCGCCCTGAACATCACCGCGGTAGGACTCCAGTGGGATCCCTATCCCTTCATTCTTCTCAACCTCGCATTCTCGACGCAGGCCGCCTACGCGGCACCGTTGATCCTGCTCGCGCAGAACCGGCAGGAGAACCGCGACCGCGTGTCGCTCGAGGAGGACCGCGCCCGCGCCGAGCAGACCAAGGCCGACACGGAGTTCCTGGCACGGGAACTCGCGGCCCTGCGACTCGCGGTGGGCGAGGTCGCGACCCGCGACTACCTACGTCGCGAGCTCGACGATCTGCGCGCTCTGCTGGTCGACGACGAGAACGAGGACGACACCGGCAGCGCGCGCATGCGCGCACCCCGGCGCTGA
- a CDS encoding lytic transglycosylase domain-containing protein gives MGRHAKPSDSKLRRNSVIAMTGLVPVGLVAAAATTAGASPRALMGVAQHETEPTASSAGTADLASAVPEAVAAVQTIMLEPEPAPVRTFKAAPEPEPEPEVLHEGPLGIPGINYAAYRNAERILSEENPTCGMHWTLLAGIGRVESGHANGGKADDKGNLLEPVIGLPLNGSLPGQATIHDTDGGALDGDTVYDRAVGPMQFIPTTWKQYAGDGNGDGVADPQNLYDSTLTTAKYLCDGGLDMRNLAHSTKAIHRYNNSMAYVANVLAWSTAYSTGIDPSPADLPRIH, from the coding sequence TTGGGCCGCCACGCCAAACCGTCGGATTCGAAGCTTCGGCGAAATTCCGTGATCGCGATGACCGGACTCGTTCCGGTCGGCCTGGTCGCCGCGGCGGCGACCACGGCCGGTGCGTCGCCGCGAGCGTTGATGGGAGTGGCGCAGCACGAGACCGAGCCCACGGCCTCGTCCGCCGGCACCGCCGACCTCGCGAGCGCGGTTCCGGAAGCGGTGGCAGCGGTACAGACCATCATGCTCGAGCCCGAACCGGCACCCGTGCGGACCTTCAAGGCCGCCCCCGAACCGGAACCCGAGCCCGAGGTCCTTCACGAGGGCCCGCTCGGCATCCCCGGCATCAACTACGCCGCCTACCGCAACGCCGAGCGCATCCTCTCCGAGGAGAATCCCACGTGCGGCATGCACTGGACCCTCCTCGCCGGCATCGGCCGCGTCGAGTCCGGCCACGCGAACGGCGGCAAGGCCGACGACAAGGGCAACCTGCTCGAGCCCGTGATCGGACTGCCGCTCAACGGCAGCCTGCCCGGCCAGGCCACCATCCACGACACCGACGGTGGGGCACTCGACGGCGACACGGTCTACGACCGTGCGGTCGGGCCGATGCAGTTCATCCCCACCACGTGGAAGCAGTACGCGGGCGACGGCAACGGGGACGGTGTCGCCGATCCCCAGAACCTCTACGACTCGACGCTCACCACCGCGAAGTACCTGTGCGATGGCGGCCTCGACATGCGCAACCTCGCGCACTCGACGAAGGCGATCCACCGCTACAACAACTCGATGGCGTACGTGGCGAACGTGCTCGCCTGGTCGACCGCCTACTCAACCGGCATCGACCCGAGCCCGGCGGACCTCCCCCGCATCCACTGA
- a CDS encoding Mrp/NBP35 family ATP-binding protein — translation MAVSESDVRSALARVQDPEIRKPITDLGMVKSIEIGADSSVDVAIYLTTSGCPMRTEISERVTKAVADVAGVGEVRVTLDVMSDEQRTELRKSLRGDSTEPVIPFAQPGSLTRVYAVASGKGGVGKSSVTVNLAAAMASRGLSVGVLDADIYGHSIPRMLGTSAKPTQVERMIIPPVAHDVKMISIAQFTEGNTPVVWRGPMLHRALQQFLADVFWGDLDVLLLDLPPGTGDVAISVAQLIPNAEILVVTTPQQAAAEVAERAGSIALQTRQRIAGVVENMSWLELPDGTRMDVFGSGGGQAVAERLTRAVGATVPLLGQVPLDPAVREAGDSGTPIVLAAPDSAPAVALKEVSDKLAVRKRGLAGMSLGIDTTRHL, via the coding sequence ATGGCAGTCAGTGAGTCCGACGTCCGCAGTGCGCTCGCACGGGTCCAGGACCCGGAGATCCGCAAGCCCATCACCGATCTCGGAATGGTCAAGAGCATCGAGATCGGCGCCGACAGCAGCGTCGATGTCGCCATCTACCTGACCACCTCCGGGTGCCCGATGCGCACCGAGATCTCCGAGCGCGTCACCAAGGCCGTCGCCGACGTCGCCGGAGTCGGCGAGGTGCGGGTGACCCTCGACGTGATGAGCGACGAGCAGCGCACCGAACTTCGCAAGTCGCTGCGTGGCGACTCCACCGAGCCCGTCATCCCGTTCGCCCAGCCCGGGTCGCTGACCCGCGTCTACGCGGTCGCCTCCGGCAAGGGCGGAGTCGGGAAGTCGTCGGTCACGGTCAACCTCGCTGCGGCGATGGCCTCGCGTGGCCTGTCCGTCGGTGTCCTCGACGCCGACATCTACGGTCATTCGATCCCCCGGATGCTCGGCACGTCGGCCAAGCCGACGCAGGTCGAGCGGATGATCATCCCGCCCGTCGCGCACGACGTGAAGATGATCTCCATCGCCCAGTTCACCGAGGGCAACACCCCGGTGGTGTGGCGCGGCCCGATGCTGCACCGCGCGTTGCAGCAGTTCCTCGCCGACGTCTTCTGGGGCGACCTCGACGTCCTGCTGCTCGACCTGCCGCCCGGCACGGGCGACGTCGCCATCTCCGTCGCGCAGCTGATCCCCAACGCCGAGATCCTCGTCGTGACCACGCCGCAGCAGGCCGCCGCCGAGGTCGCCGAGCGTGCGGGGTCGATCGCGTTGCAGACCCGCCAGCGCATCGCCGGCGTGGTGGAGAACATGTCGTGGCTCGAACTGCCCGACGGCACCCGCATGGACGTCTTCGGCAGCGGTGGCGGTCAGGCCGTCGCCGAGCGCCTCACCCGGGCCGTGGGTGCGACGGTGCCGCTGCTCGGTCAGGTTCCGCTCGACCCGGCCGTACGCGAAGCGGGCGACTCCGGCACTCCGATCGTCCTCGCGGCGCCGGACTCCGCACCCGCGGTGGCGCTGAAGGAAGTTTCCGACAAGCTCGCGGTGCGTAAGCGCGGCCTGGCCGGCATGTCGCTGGGAATCGACACGACGCGCCACCTCTAG
- the tatB gene encoding Sec-independent protein translocase protein TatB encodes MFGNIGWGEFLVLIVAALVVLGPERLPDAVSWVAKSLRQVRDYASGARDQLKQELGPEFDDLRQPLSELNQLRGMTPKAVITKHLLDGDDSILTGNFDTQSATPPGTPTNGARPNLSKPLARDEKPPIDPDAT; translated from the coding sequence GTGTTCGGCAACATCGGTTGGGGCGAGTTCCTGGTACTCATCGTGGCGGCCCTCGTGGTACTCGGCCCGGAGCGGCTGCCCGATGCCGTCTCGTGGGTGGCCAAGTCGCTGCGTCAGGTGCGCGACTACGCTTCGGGTGCGCGCGACCAGCTGAAGCAGGAGCTCGGGCCGGAGTTCGACGACCTGCGGCAACCGCTGTCGGAACTGAACCAGCTGCGCGGCATGACTCCCAAGGCCGTGATCACGAAGCATCTGCTCGACGGCGACGATTCGATCCTCACCGGCAATTTCGACACGCAGTCCGCGACGCCCCCGGGAACCCCCACCAACGGTGCCCGGCCCAATCTGTCGAAGCCGCTCGCACGCGACGAGAAGCCGCCCATCGACCCCGATGCAACCTGA
- a CDS encoding S1C family serine protease — protein sequence MPDGAIIRPADAPRLDPRPVYRPAVDPASARVFGRPDGADGSFDSSAHPRVVDPRVHQAPPTDAILAEAYGRPSDADETLQRPPSEPAGAAEDEAEVDPWRDPDSAVRLGPPMAGETEEQELPPAPGLTLREVLFDRRVQPRALATLAAVAVVIGMVGGLVVALATADNGSLTSRGVTLSQSGSDEELPTGAVARVADTVLPAVVSIQTTVGGDAGTGSGVVIDGAGYIVTNNHVISMAAGNPDAKVQVTFGDGTKVPASIVGRDIKTDLAVLAVENVDNLVVAELGRSEDVQVGEDVVAVGSPLGLSKTVTRGIVSALHRPMRLSGQGTDTDAVIDAVQTDASINPGNSGGPLIDMEGRVIGINSAIKSETGGSVGLGFAIPIDDVTEVAQELIRSGEMRHPDIGVNARSVVNDVASGAEVANVRQDSPAQRAGIVEGDVIVKVGDREVTSADELVVAVQQQEIDEPVTVQLVRNGRLVDVGVTPVSD from the coding sequence CTGCCGGACGGCGCGATCATCCGTCCTGCCGACGCCCCTCGTCTCGACCCCCGGCCCGTCTACCGGCCGGCCGTCGACCCCGCATCGGCACGTGTCTTCGGACGCCCGGACGGCGCCGACGGATCGTTCGACTCCTCGGCTCATCCTCGCGTCGTCGACCCGCGCGTCCATCAGGCGCCTCCGACGGACGCGATCCTCGCCGAGGCCTACGGACGGCCGTCCGACGCCGACGAGACACTCCAGCGTCCCCCGTCGGAACCGGCGGGCGCGGCCGAGGACGAGGCAGAGGTCGATCCCTGGCGCGACCCCGACTCCGCGGTGCGGCTCGGTCCGCCCATGGCCGGGGAGACCGAGGAGCAGGAGCTTCCTCCGGCGCCCGGACTCACCCTGCGCGAGGTGTTGTTCGACCGCCGTGTCCAACCCCGCGCTCTCGCGACACTGGCTGCGGTGGCCGTCGTCATCGGCATGGTCGGCGGGCTCGTCGTCGCGCTGGCGACCGCCGACAACGGTTCGCTGACCAGTCGCGGAGTGACTCTGAGCCAGTCGGGCTCCGACGAGGAACTCCCGACCGGCGCGGTAGCGCGGGTCGCCGACACCGTGCTGCCCGCTGTCGTCTCCATCCAGACCACCGTCGGCGGCGACGCCGGAACCGGATCCGGCGTGGTGATCGACGGCGCCGGCTACATCGTCACCAACAACCACGTGATCTCGATGGCCGCCGGCAACCCCGACGCGAAGGTGCAGGTCACCTTCGGCGACGGCACCAAGGTTCCCGCCTCGATCGTCGGACGCGACATCAAGACCGACCTCGCGGTGCTCGCCGTCGAGAACGTCGACAACCTGGTCGTCGCCGAACTGGGCCGCTCCGAGGACGTCCAGGTAGGTGAGGACGTCGTCGCGGTCGGGTCACCGCTCGGCCTGAGCAAGACCGTCACCCGCGGCATCGTCAGTGCGCTGCACCGGCCCATGCGGCTCAGTGGGCAGGGCACCGACACCGACGCGGTGATCGACGCCGTCCAGACCGACGCCTCGATCAACCCCGGCAACTCCGGTGGCCCCCTCATCGACATGGAGGGTCGCGTGATCGGCATCAACTCCGCGATCAAGTCGGAGACGGGTGGCTCGGTAGGCCTGGGCTTCGCGATTCCCATCGACGACGTCACCGAGGTGGCGCAGGAGTTGATCCGCAGCGGTGAGATGCGGCATCCGGACATCGGCGTGAACGCGCGCTCCGTCGTCAACGACGTCGCGAGCGGTGCGGAGGTCGCCAACGTCCGGCAGGACAGCCCGGCCCAGCGCGCCGGAATCGTCGAGGGCGATGTGATCGTCAAGGTCGGAGACCGCGAGGTCACCAGCGCCGACGAGCTCGTCGTCGCGGTTCAGCAGCAGGAGATCGACGAACCGGTCACCGTCCAGCTCGTACGCAACGGCCGTCTCGTGGACGTCGGGGTCACCCCCGTTTCGGACTGA
- a CDS encoding anti-sigma factor family protein gives MTMVQPPRRFGSTEHLASEAVAAFVDGELRMAAYMRAAQHLSMCPECAAEVEAQQQARHALRSAADHVPRMPSSLLGTLSSIPTHLCDPSPHPQADDRFAARRWSILRRR, from the coding sequence ATGACGATGGTGCAACCACCTCGCAGGTTCGGCTCCACGGAACATCTCGCCAGCGAGGCAGTTGCCGCATTCGTCGACGGCGAACTGCGCATGGCGGCCTACATGCGGGCCGCCCAGCACCTGTCGATGTGTCCCGAGTGCGCCGCGGAAGTCGAAGCCCAGCAGCAGGCCCGCCACGCGCTCCGGTCCGCGGCCGATCACGTACCCCGTATGCCGAGTTCGCTGCTGGGAACGTTGAGCAGCATCCCTACGCATCTGTGCGACCCGTCCCCGCATCCGCAGGCGGACGACCGGTTCGCCGCGCGCCGGTGGTCGATTCTCCGTCGCCGGTGA
- the sigE gene encoding RNA polymerase sigma factor SigE codes for MTRSHTVPEYDASALDAAFEADLSGTAAFDATGDRTAMPSWDELVREHGDRVYRLAYRLSGNAQDAEDLTQETFIRVFRSLQNYQPGTFEGWLHRITTNLFLDMVRRRNRIRMEALPEDYDRVPAAGPNPEEIYHDARLGADLQSALDSLGPEYRAAVVLCDIEGLSYEEIGATLGVKLGTVRSRIHRGRQALREYLREHGKVENGRVDAG; via the coding sequence ATGACCCGATCCCACACCGTTCCCGAGTACGACGCCTCGGCGCTCGACGCTGCCTTCGAGGCGGACCTGAGCGGCACCGCGGCGTTCGATGCCACCGGGGATCGCACGGCCATGCCGTCGTGGGACGAACTCGTTCGTGAGCACGGCGACCGTGTCTATCGCCTCGCCTACCGTCTTTCCGGTAATGCCCAGGACGCCGAGGATCTCACGCAGGAGACCTTCATCCGCGTCTTCCGATCGTTGCAGAACTACCAGCCCGGCACGTTCGAGGGCTGGTTGCACCGCATCACCACGAATCTCTTCCTGGACATGGTGCGCCGCCGGAACCGCATCCGGATGGAAGCACTCCCCGAGGACTACGATCGGGTACCGGCCGCAGGGCCGAACCCCGAGGAGATCTACCACGACGCGCGTCTCGGCGCCGATCTGCAGTCCGCACTGGACTCGCTCGGACCCGAGTACCGTGCCGCGGTGGTGCTCTGTGACATCGAAGGTCTGTCCTACGAGGAGATCGGTGCCACACTGGGGGTGAAACTCGGTACGGTACGAAGTCGTATCCACCGAGGCCGCCAGGCACTCCGCGAGTACCTGCGCGAGCATGGAAAGGTCGAAAACGGTCGCGTCGATGCGGGGTAG
- a CDS encoding O-methyltransferase has protein sequence MQTNADRILTHAENIVVEDEELAAARDRAEDLGADPVSPSVGAALAMFARMLDARTVVEIGTGAGVSGLWLLHGLREDGVLTTIDSEPEHQRAAKIAFREAGIVASRTRLINGRALDVLPRLADSGYDMVFVDATPADHPHFVREGVRLLRPGGVIVLHNALLDGRVADPAARDATVLAVREATRAVSDDERLAPVVLPLGDGLLCAVRLS, from the coding sequence GTGCAGACCAACGCCGATCGCATTCTGACCCACGCCGAGAACATCGTCGTCGAGGACGAGGAACTCGCCGCGGCGCGTGACCGTGCCGAAGATCTGGGCGCCGACCCGGTCTCCCCCTCCGTCGGAGCCGCCCTCGCGATGTTCGCCCGCATGCTCGACGCCAGGACGGTAGTGGAGATCGGCACCGGTGCGGGTGTGAGCGGACTGTGGTTGCTGCACGGTCTCCGTGAGGACGGCGTACTCACCACGATCGACAGTGAACCCGAACATCAACGCGCCGCGAAGATCGCCTTCCGGGAAGCCGGCATCGTGGCGTCGCGCACCCGGCTCATCAACGGCCGAGCGCTCGACGTGCTACCGCGACTCGCCGACTCCGGCTACGACATGGTCTTCGTCGACGCGACCCCCGCCGACCATCCGCACTTCGTGCGCGAAGGGGTGCGCCTGCTCCGGCCGGGTGGGGTGATCGTGCTGCACAACGCCCTTCTCGACGGGCGGGTCGCCGACCCGGCCGCGCGCGACGCGACGGTGCTCGCGGTGCGCGAGGCCACCCGCGCGGTGTCCGACGACGAGCGTCTCGCACCGGTCGTGCTGCCGCTCGGCGACGGGCTCCTCTGCGCGGTGCGCCTCAGCTGA
- the glgC gene encoding glucose-1-phosphate adenylyltransferase, which yields MRSQPHVLGIVLAGGEGKRLYPLTADRAKPAVPFGGAYRLIDFVLSNLVNAGYLRICVLTQYKSHSLDRHISQTWRLSGFTGEYITPVPAQQRLGPRWYTGSADAILQSLNLVYDEDPEYIVVFGADHVYRMDPEQMVRQHIESGAGVTVAGIRVPRSEAFAFGCIDSDESGRITQFLEKPAHPPGTPDDPNVTFASMGNYVFTTKVLVEALRADSENPDSDHDMGGDIIPALVEQGEAHVYDFNDNVVPGATERDRAYWRDVGTLDAFYDAHMDLVSVHPIFNLYNRRWPIRGAAENLPPAKFVQGGLAQESIVGAGSILSAATVRNSVLSSNVMVEDGATVEGSVLMPGVRIGKGAVVRRAILDKNVVVGDGEIIGVDLERDRQRFAVSNGGVVAIGKGIWI from the coding sequence GTGAGGAGTCAGCCCCATGTGCTTGGAATCGTTCTCGCCGGCGGCGAGGGCAAGCGTCTGTATCCGCTGACCGCGGACAGAGCCAAGCCGGCAGTGCCGTTCGGGGGCGCATACCGCCTCATCGACTTCGTGCTCAGCAATCTCGTGAATGCCGGCTATCTGCGCATCTGCGTTCTCACGCAGTACAAGTCGCACTCCCTGGACCGGCACATCTCGCAGACCTGGCGTTTGTCCGGTTTCACGGGTGAGTACATCACCCCGGTGCCGGCCCAGCAGCGTCTCGGTCCGCGCTGGTATACCGGCAGTGCCGACGCGATCCTGCAGTCGCTCAACCTGGTCTACGACGAGGATCCCGAGTACATCGTGGTCTTCGGTGCCGACCACGTCTATCGGATGGATCCCGAGCAGATGGTGCGTCAGCACATCGAGTCGGGAGCCGGCGTCACCGTCGCCGGTATCCGCGTGCCACGCAGCGAGGCGTTCGCGTTCGGATGCATCGACAGCGACGAGAGCGGCAGGATCACCCAGTTCCTCGAGAAGCCCGCGCACCCGCCCGGGACGCCCGACGACCCCAATGTCACGTTCGCGTCGATGGGCAACTACGTCTTCACCACGAAGGTCCTCGTCGAGGCGCTGCGGGCCGACTCGGAGAATCCCGACTCCGACCACGACATGGGCGGCGACATCATTCCCGCGCTCGTCGAGCAGGGCGAGGCCCACGTCTACGATTTCAACGACAACGTGGTCCCCGGTGCGACCGAACGCGACCGTGCCTACTGGCGCGACGTCGGCACGCTCGACGCCTTCTACGACGCCCACATGGACCTCGTGTCGGTCCACCCGATCTTCAACCTCTACAACCGGCGGTGGCCGATCCGTGGGGCGGCCGAGAACCTCCCGCCCGCGAAGTTCGTGCAGGGCGGACTGGCGCAGGAATCGATCGTCGGTGCCGGCAGTATCCTGTCCGCCGCGACCGTCCGGAACTCCGTGCTGAGCTCGAACGTCATGGTCGAGGACGGAGCAACCGTCGAGGGCAGCGTCCTCATGCCCGGTGTCCGTATCGGCAAGGGTGCGGTGGTGCGCCGCGCCATCCTCGACAAGAACGTCGTCGTCGGCGACGGCGAGATCATCGGGGTGGACCTCGAGCGCGACCGTCAGCGATTCGCGGTCAGCAACGGCGGTGTCGTCGCCATCGGCAAGGGCATCTGGATCTGA
- the glgA gene encoding glycogen synthase, with product MRVAMMTREYPPEVYGGAGVHVTELVEQLRRLVEVDVHCTGAPRDTAFVHSPDPALRDANPALTTLSAGLRMAHAASGVDVVHSHTWYTGLAGHLAAELHDVPHILTAHSLEPRRPWKAEQLGGGYRISSWSERNAVRYADAIIAVSDGMRLDVLDAYPFVDPARVHVVRNGIDTTAWHPGPAAPGHESVVTRIGLDEDRPIVVFVGRITRQKGVGHLIAAAHHLDPDIQLVLCAGAPDTPEIAAETERAVAALQDARDGVHWVREMLPTESVRELLSAATVFVCPSVYEPLGIVNLEAMACETAVVASDVGGIPEVVQDGVTGRLVHYDAFDTETYERALAAAVDEVASDRARATEWGRAGRDRAVNEFSWAQIARQTVAVYQQVLTAR from the coding sequence GTGAGGGTGGCAATGATGACGCGGGAATATCCGCCTGAGGTGTACGGCGGGGCCGGGGTCCACGTCACCGAACTCGTCGAACAACTGCGCCGGCTGGTCGAGGTCGACGTGCACTGCACGGGCGCACCGCGCGACACCGCGTTCGTGCATTCCCCCGACCCGGCACTGCGCGACGCCAATCCCGCTCTGACGACCCTGTCCGCCGGATTGCGCATGGCGCATGCTGCCTCCGGCGTCGACGTGGTGCACTCCCACACCTGGTACACGGGTCTGGCCGGGCATCTCGCCGCCGAACTCCACGACGTTCCGCACATCCTCACCGCGCACTCCCTCGAGCCGCGACGGCCGTGGAAGGCCGAGCAGCTCGGAGGCGGCTACCGCATCTCCTCCTGGTCCGAGCGCAATGCGGTCCGGTACGCCGACGCGATCATCGCCGTCAGCGACGGGATGCGCCTCGACGTGCTCGACGCGTACCCCTTCGTCGATCCCGCGCGGGTCCATGTGGTGCGCAACGGGATCGACACCACCGCCTGGCACCCGGGTCCGGCCGCGCCCGGTCACGAATCCGTCGTCACCCGGATCGGTCTCGACGAGGACCGCCCGATCGTCGTGTTCGTCGGCCGCATCACCCGGCAGAAGGGTGTCGGGCACCTGATCGCCGCGGCACACCATCTCGACCCCGACATCCAGCTCGTCCTGTGCGCCGGTGCCCCCGACACCCCCGAGATCGCCGCGGAGACCGAACGCGCTGTGGCGGCCCTGCAGGATGCCCGCGACGGGGTGCACTGGGTACGCGAGATGCTGCCCACCGAGTCGGTCCGCGAACTGCTCTCCGCGGCGACGGTTTTCGTGTGCCCCTCGGTGTACGAGCCGCTGGGGATCGTCAACCTCGAGGCGATGGCCTGCGAGACCGCCGTGGTCGCCTCCGACGTGGGCGGCATCCCGGAGGTCGTGCAGGACGGGGTCACCGGACGCCTGGTGCACTACGACGCCTTCGACACCGAGACCTACGAGCGCGCACTCGCCGCGGCTGTCGACGAGGTGGCGAGCGATCGCGCCCGCGCCACGGAGTGGGGCCGGGCCGGTCGCGACCGTGCCGTCAACGAATTCTCGTGGGCGCAGATCGCCCGCCAGACCGTCGCCGTCTACCAGCAGGTGCTCACGGCGCGCTGA
- a CDS encoding putative RNA methyltransferase, with protein sequence MLADVIDLLACPHCESALDLDDNVVLCERGHSFDVARQGYVSLLAGGSTPFTGDTAEMIAARADFLGAGHYDPIRDAVADVCVESAEGTAATILEVGAGTGQYLASVLDAIPAARGIGLDVSKPAVRRIARSHPRTGAILADAWQRLPVRSASFTHVLSVFAPRNAAESHRVLTPGGTLVVATPTSEHLRELVVLPGMVSVDDKKTERLSSALSGRFERTRRTDVRFTAALPRDVLGLVAGMGPSAHHVTSEQREQLLASLPDPFEVTVSVTVTTWRRIDTVGELSAP encoded by the coding sequence ATGCTCGCCGACGTGATCGACCTTCTCGCGTGCCCGCACTGCGAGTCCGCGCTCGACCTCGACGACAACGTCGTGCTGTGCGAGCGTGGGCACAGCTTCGACGTCGCACGCCAGGGTTACGTGTCGCTGCTCGCCGGGGGGTCGACGCCCTTCACCGGCGACACCGCCGAGATGATCGCCGCCCGTGCCGATTTCCTCGGGGCCGGGCACTACGACCCGATCCGCGATGCGGTGGCCGACGTGTGCGTCGAATCGGCCGAGGGCACGGCTGCGACGATCCTCGAGGTAGGTGCCGGTACGGGGCAGTACCTCGCGAGCGTGCTCGACGCGATACCGGCGGCGCGCGGCATCGGACTCGACGTCTCCAAGCCTGCGGTGCGACGCATCGCCCGCAGTCACCCGCGGACGGGTGCGATCCTGGCCGACGCGTGGCAGCGGCTGCCCGTACGGTCCGCCTCGTTCACACACGTGCTGTCGGTCTTCGCGCCTCGCAACGCGGCCGAGAGCCACCGCGTGCTCACGCCCGGAGGGACGCTCGTCGTCGCCACACCCACCTCGGAGCACCTGCGCGAGCTGGTCGTGCTGCCCGGCATGGTGAGCGTGGACGACAAGAAGACCGAACGGCTGTCCTCGGCGCTGTCGGGACGCTTCGAGCGGACGAGGCGAACGGACGTGCGCTTCACGGCCGCCCTCCCGCGCGACGTGCTCGGTCTCGTCGCGGGGATGGGTCCGTCGGCGCACCACGTCACGTCCGAGCAACGCGAGCAGTTGCTGGCCTCGCTGCCCGACCCGTTCGAGGTGACGGTGTCGGTCACCGTCACCACGTGGCGACGGATCGACACGGTCGGCGAACTCAGCGCGCCGTGA